The following proteins come from a genomic window of Terribacillus aidingensis:
- a CDS encoding MarR family transcriptional regulator, whose product MQITNTQLGSDSMTEKQTTADIENIMSSILGIQQKSRAFINLLTEGEALSENHLLLLLQLKLTDGMKVTAISDLFHITPGAATSMCDKMEKMGLVERKREDKDRRVVQMVLTATGHAKVEDLFLKFQSKKLQDMAAVLTEVNALLQKIII is encoded by the coding sequence ATGCAAATAACAAATACACAGCTAGGCAGTGATAGCATGACAGAAAAACAGACAACAGCTGATATAGAAAACATCATGAGCTCCATACTTGGTATCCAGCAAAAATCAAGAGCATTCATCAATTTGCTGACAGAAGGCGAAGCTCTCTCCGAGAACCATTTACTCCTCCTGCTCCAACTGAAGCTTACAGACGGCATGAAGGTCACCGCTATCTCCGATCTTTTTCATATCACACCTGGTGCAGCTACGTCCATGTGTGACAAAATGGAAAAAATGGGGCTTGTAGAACGAAAACGAGAAGATAAAGACCGAAGAGTTGTGCAGATGGTTCTAACCGCGACAGGCCACGCCAAAGTAGAAGACCTTTTCTTGAAATTCCAGTCAAAAAAACTGCAGGACATGGCTGCAGTTCTGACAGAAGTAAATGCTTTACTGCAGAAAATCATTATATAA
- the srtB gene encoding class B sortase, which yields MKKTESKKMTWLQKVILLTCVAVFLFSLIKIGGIGFDYVQSEQVMKEIQEQYKGNLQENKAIASENPVRPQFQNLLDINPNIVGWLTVDDTKIDYPILQSSDNNHYLNRNYKEDISKSGSIFMDYRNQAESVDRQTIIYGHQMKDGSMFGQLDKFLEEDFFSQHKEFQFDTIYESYKVEIFSVYVTTTDFNYIETEFSNDEEYMNFIEVIKDKSRMQTDIHVTEKDDIITLSTCNDLQDPEDGRLVLHGKLTKTN from the coding sequence ATGAAGAAAACGGAAAGCAAGAAAATGACTTGGCTTCAAAAAGTCATCCTGCTCACATGTGTAGCTGTGTTTTTATTTTCCCTAATCAAGATAGGGGGGATTGGCTTTGATTATGTTCAAAGTGAACAAGTAATGAAGGAAATCCAAGAGCAGTATAAAGGCAATCTGCAAGAAAACAAAGCCATAGCTTCAGAAAATCCAGTACGCCCGCAATTTCAAAATCTCTTGGACATCAATCCTAATATAGTAGGTTGGTTAACGGTTGATGATACAAAAATAGATTATCCTATACTGCAAAGCTCCGATAATAACCATTATTTGAATCGGAATTATAAAGAGGATATATCCAAATCAGGCAGTATCTTTATGGATTATCGAAATCAGGCAGAATCAGTGGATAGACAAACAATTATTTACGGCCATCAGATGAAAGACGGTTCAATGTTCGGTCAGCTGGATAAGTTCTTAGAGGAAGATTTCTTCTCACAGCATAAAGAGTTTCAATTTGATACAATTTATGAGAGCTATAAAGTAGAAATTTTCTCGGTATATGTAACAACTACAGATTTTAATTATATTGAAACCGAGTTCTCTAACGACGAAGAGTATATGAATTTTATAGAAGTAATAAAAGATAAGTCAAGGATGCAGACTGACATCCATGTTACCGAAAAGGACGATATTATTACCTTGTCTACATGCAATGATTTACAGGATCCGGAAGATGGGCGGTTAGTTTTGCACGGAAAATTAACGAAGACTAACTGA